The Thermodesulfobacteriota bacterium region TTTTCTGACTATCACGCCGTAAGCGCCAACTACAAATAGCATTGCGCTCAGTACCAGATAATGTTCAACGCCAATTTCCACTTTAATTAGCCCTCTTTTTTGCTATTGCTACAACACCAATTATTGCAACGAGAATTAATACAGACGTGAGCTCAAAAGGCAGTAAATACTCCGTAAGAAGACTTGTTCCAACCCCTTGAATAGAGCCAAAGCCGTCCATCTCAGAGACTCCTAAGGTTTTCTTCATTACCCCGTCTTTAAACCCAAGGCTCGCAAAGTAACCGACAAATAAAAGAATCACCAAAAGAATACTTACCTTAAAACCTAAATTTTTAGCTTCAAAAATTAATTTATCCGATTTCAAGTTCAGGAACATCACAGTAAACAGGAATAAGATCATTATTGCGCCGGCGTATACAAGTATCTGAACAACCGCTATGAAATGAGCTAGTAAGAGGACAAAAAGCACTGCAGTAGAGACTAAAGTTAGTACCAATGAAAGGGCGCTGGAGACTGGATTTCTAAACGAAATCACCATAAGCGCTCCTGCCAGCGCAAGCGCTGCAAATACATAAAAGACTACAGTTTCCAAGTGATTAAAAGTCCTCCTGGTAGAGTAATAACCTTACGCACCATGAAGTATATTTGGATTGGTTAGATAGTCAAATTTTATTGGTTTTATAGGGATATTACATAAATTATCAAACCTTTATCTACTTACCGTAACACCTTTTTTATCGCAGTATTCCTCGACCGGACAAACTGAGCATTTGGGCGATATTGGCCGGCAAAGATGCTGGCCGAAAGCAACCAGCAGGCTGTTATAGTCTATCCAGTACTCCCTGGGCAATTTCTTTCTAAGCGCCATCTCAGTTTTATCTGGGTTTTTGGTTTTGATATATCCAAAGCGGTTTGAGATC contains the following coding sequences:
- a CDS encoding NADH-quinone oxidoreductase subunit J, encoding METVVFYVFAALALAGALMVISFRNPVSSALSLVLTLVSTAVLFVLLLAHFIAVVQILVYAGAIMILFLFTVMFLNLKSDKLIFEAKNLGFKVSILLVILLFVGYFASLGFKDGVMKKTLGVSEMDGFGSIQGVGTSLLTEYLLPFELTSVLILVAIIGVVAIAKKRAN